AATGCTCACGGAAGATCTCTACAAAGGCACTGCATATCTGCAAGAACTGCTCGAATCGCATGTCGTCGTCATCGGCACGCCCATGTACAACCTCACGATCCCTACTCCGCTTAAAGCGTGGATCGACCGAATCTCGTTGGTCGGCAAAACCTTCCACTACACCGACAAAGGCCCCGAAGGCCTGTTGAAAAACAAACAGGCCTACATCGCGTCATCTCGCGGTGGCGTGTATTCCTCAGGGAGTCCTGCGGCGCCTTTGGAACATCAAGAGACCTACCTGATCGGATTGCTGGGGTTCTTGGGTATCAGCGATACAAAGGTTATTCGTGCTGAGGGCTTGGCTATCAATGCACAGGTCAAGGATGCCGCCATCGCTAAAGCTTTCAAAGATATCGCTGCCATTGCCGGCTGATCACAACCCGCACTTCCTTTTCCCGCAATAGAGGATTTGAGCATGACTTACTCCATCATCGGTTCCGGCAAGGTGGGCACCGCCCTCGCCCGCCAATTCGCCCGTAATGGCTTTCCCGTCGCAATCGCCAACACCCGAGATCCGATCAGCCTCGCGCCGCTCATCAATGAGTTGGGCAACACCGTGACTGCGCAGCCTCTTGAACAGGCCCTCGAAGCAGAGATCGTCATTCTCGCCATTCCTTTCGGCGCTCATCGAGAGATTGGCCAGCAATTCGCGAACTGGAAGAACAGGATCGTCATCGATGCCATGAACACTTATGGCGTGCCGCCTCAGGAACTTGGCGACCGCGCTTCCACTGACG
The window above is part of the Pseudomonas prosekii genome. Proteins encoded here:
- a CDS encoding FMN-dependent NADH-azoreductase, which encodes MQILHLDSSILGAASVSRHLSSNIVDRLKALHPDSQVIYRDLALDPAMHLCAKHLAAWQGAGSDDAMLTEDLYKGTAYLQELLESHVVVIGTPMYNLTIPTPLKAWIDRISLVGKTFHYTDKGPEGLLKNKQAYIASSRGGVYSSGSPAAPLEHQETYLIGLLGFLGISDTKVIRAEGLAINAQVKDAAIAKAFKDIAAIAG
- a CDS encoding NADPH-dependent F420 reductase translates to MTYSIIGSGKVGTALARQFARNGFPVAIANTRDPISLAPLINELGNTVTAQPLEQALEAEIVILAIPFGAHREIGQQFANWKNRIVIDAMNTYGVPPQELGDRASTDVVASAFVGARVVKTFNQLPAALLAKDPARDGGRQVMFMWSRDQEANNIVTQLVDQLGFAPISLGTIADGGKLLELGGPLILQNIVKYQ